The following coding sequences are from one Arachis hypogaea cultivar Tifrunner chromosome 7, arahy.Tifrunner.gnm2.J5K5, whole genome shotgun sequence window:
- the LOC112703103 gene encoding GATA transcription factor 9 yields MELPEYFIAGYFAATPDQLSSEKRHADQKPGEVFTIDDLLDFSNANTDAITSDGFFNNTAGNSTDVSVVTAVDSCNSSISGSSFRCFAGVDPQFSEEFCVPYDDVAELEWLSNFVEESFPAEEELKTLHLISGVKPQTPQSSSSSDARNAPLFHPETPLPAKARSKRSRAAPGDWSTRVVRVVKTDAEQRPAKKRDGANSEASGRKCLHCAAEQTPQWRTGPIGPKTLCNACGVRYKSGRLVPEYRPAASPTFVSTKHSNSHRKVLELRRQKEMQHHRLIGQSSVFDISSGEDSYLIHRHNCPDYRNV; encoded by the exons atggaatTGCCGGAATACTTCATTGCGGGATATTTTGCCGCCACTCCGGACCAACTCTCGTCGGAGAAGCGTCACGCTGACCAGAAGCCCGGCGAGGTTTTCACCATTGACGACCTTCTCGACTTCTCCAACGCCAACACCGACGCTATCACATCTGACGGATTTTTCAACAATACCGCCGGAAACTCCACCGACGTCTCTGTCGTCACCGCAGTCGACAGCTGTAACTCCTCCATTTCCGGCAGCAGCTTCCGCTGCTTCGCCGGAGTGGATCCTCAATTCTCCGAAGAGTTCTGCGTTCcg TATGATGACGTGGCGGAACTGGAATGGCTCTCGAATTTCGTTGAAGAGTCCTTTCCGGCGGAGGAGGAGCTGAAAACCCTTCACCTTATCTCCGGCGTGAAGCCTCAGACACCTCAATCGTCTTCTTCTTCGGATGCTCGAAACGCACCGTTATTCCATCCCGAAACGCCTCTCCCAGCCAAGGCACGAAGCAAGCGCTCACGCGCCGCGCCTGGTGATTGGTCCACGCGCGTGGTTCGGGTTGTTAAAACGGACGCGGAGCAAAGGCCCGCGAAGAAGAGAGATGGGGCGAATTCCGAGGCATCGGGCCGAAAATGCCTGCACTGCGCGGCGGAACAGACGCCGCAGTGGCGAACCGGGCCCATCGGCCCAAAGACATTGTGCAATGCATGCGGGGTAAGGTATAAATCTGGGAGGTTAGTGCCGGAGTACCGGCCCGCTGCAAGCCCAACGTTTGTGTCCACGAAGCATTCAAATTCGCATAGGAAGGTGTTGGAGCTGAGGAGGCAGAAGGAGATGCAGCATCACCGTTTGATTGGTCAGAGTTCGGTTTTCGACATATCCAGCGGTGAAGATTCGTATTTGATTCATCGCCACAACTGTCCAGATTATAGGAACGTCTAA